DNA from Brassica napus cultivar Da-Ae chromosome C4, Da-Ae, whole genome shotgun sequence:
gagggggagagagagaggagaaaggGGGAACCTTTCAGCGGAGGCGACGTTGGAGGAGATATCGTCGGAGCAGGCGAATTGAAGAGACGAAACAACCACttctctccttcttccttccaTTTCCATTCCTCTCTGTTCTCTGTATTTGATTTTCTCTGGGGTGGGTGAAAGATGATGCGTAGGTGACTGTCACTTGAGAGAGGAAAAGGAAAGGAGAAAGAGAATCTATATTCTACTTTCTCCGAAATCGAATAAAGGGGTCTTCTCTACAAACGCTAACGCTAACGCCAACTTCCAATTCTTTTTTCGCTTCAAACGCTAACGCTTGGacctcattattttttttaaaaaaataatgtttattaataacttcttataaatataagttACTGACCCGGCGATTTTGGATAAAAATCGTccaatttaagaaaaacaaaatacgTGATGGATGAAACTCTATGTATGTCAATTTGTTTCCTCGCAACTATTCAAATGTAATTTCTTATGGCAGCAagtaaaatcattatttgtgAAAAAATCACTTTAATTTCATTTCGTGTTTAGTTTATTTctcaaataaaattaattaaatattcaatttGAAAATGGTGTAAATTTTCACATTTTACAGACAAAAAGATTAACTCAAATGGACAAAAAAAACCAAGAAACAAATTGGTCAAATACGGAATAAGTAGACCGGATGGTTTAACGGTGCGTAAGAAACAAACCAAAATCGCACTCGCCCCTCTCTACTTTGAAAAAGCGGTTCAACCGCACCTCACCTCACCTCACCTCACCTCACCTCACCTCACTCGTGCAAATGAGTAGACATCATCGCTCATAAGCTAACGTGCGCCGTAGACGAAATTGGCGCACAGACTCGCCGTGCTCGTCCCATTCCCCCCGATCCACCACCACATAGAAAAGGATCTGAATATAAGATGGCCGTGCGAGCAACGGCGTCACGTTTCCCGATCGATTCCGACGCTCTAGAGGCGTCAGGACTCCCCTGGGGACTCACAGTAACGCCATTCGCCTCCAAAGACGAGAGCGGGATCGGACCAGCGTACGGATCCAACGGCCATCTTCTTCCTCGCTGCGAACACTGCTACGCTTACTTCAACACTTACTGTGAGCTCGATCAGTGGGCCTGGACCTGCTCGCTTTGCGGCACTCTTAATGGACTCCCTTCCGATGCGATCGCTCGTTACTCTTACCCTCACGACTCTATCCCTGAAATGAGTTCCTCCTTCGTTGATCTCGAGCTGCCTCGTTAGTTCTTTATCGCCTCTTGTATCCATTGGTTTGATTTGTctattgatttttgttttgattgaatGTTGTTTTTTGTTCTAGTGGATGGATCGGAGCAAGAGATGACGCAAGCAAGGCCTGTGTACCTCGCAGCCATTGATCTCTCCTGTAAGGCTTCTCTTCTTCTGTGGTTAAGTGTAGATTGTAGTTGAATTGCGCGTTGGTGAACTTTGAATTGCAGTGCATGTAGAATGTTCTCCACAATTTGGATTGAATGTGATATGGATCGTGATTCTAGCCTGGCTTGTATGCTTTCCCTTGTTCTTATTGAGTTTTTGCTCATAATCAACTTTCCTATCTGTAGCTTCTGAGGAATTTTTGGAGCTCACGAAAAGTGCATTGCTAGCTGCTCTGGAAGGTCATTTGATACAAAACTTAAAGCAAAGatcgaatttttttattattctgtgTGACTGTGTTTTAAAGGTGGACTTTTTTGTTGCTCTCTCCTGTTTTATATGTTGCAGCTCTGAGTCCAGGGTCTCTTTTCGGGCTTGCTACATTCAGCCATAAAATAGGACTGTATGATGTTCAAGGTCCTATACCAGTTGTAAAGAATGTATTTATTCCACCTGATGCGGAGAGAAAATTACCTCTAGAACTTGAGGATGCCATGCCCTTGTTACAGTTTTTGGCTCCGGTATGTTCAACTTTAACATCTACTTTCCTGTTTCTTACTTCTTTGGTCATTCATGGTGATTGTTGGACAAAACAATTGCTAGGAACACCTGTAGGAAGACTGAGTTTCCGTTCTATACTTACCCGCAGGTAGAAACTTGCAAGGATCGTATTGCTGCCGCTCTTGAGACACTCAGACCAATAACTTCTTGGGAGAGGTCATCTGGAGCAGCTCAAGGGATAGATGGTGTGTTGATGGGCGGTAGAGGATTTGGTACAGCAATGGAAGCTCTCTTCAACTATCTAGGATCTGAATTTGGGAATACATTTGCATTAGGTATGTGAATAAATATATAGCATGTCCATACTCTATATTTCAACATAATCTAGTTTTTCTTTCCTCAGTGTTGAGCGTTTTACTGACTTGATATAAGTGCAGCTAGGGTGTTTGCGTTCATATCTGGTCCTCCTGATTATGGACGTGGGCAGCTGGATACAAGTAGGTATGGCGAACAATACGCAAGTAAAAGGGTTGATGCTGATCGTGCTCTGCTTCCTGAGCAAACACCGTTCTACAAAGACTTAGTAAGTCTTACTTTAGTACTTTTTTATCTCAAAGATAAATATACGTTTAGCTTTTAGAACTGACGGCTTTTTATAGGCCACCATTGCTGTCGAGTCAGGTGTATGCGTAGACCTCTTTGCAGTTACGAATGAGTACACCGATTTAGCATCGTTAAAGTTCGTTAGCATCGAAAGTGGCGGCTCGCTGTTTTTGTATTCAAGCACTGATGATTCGACTCTTCCCCAAGACATGTTAGTTCTGATGATTTCCCAACATCAGTTGTTTTCATTTTAATAGAAGGAAAGCATGCTGTGTTTACTTTACGTGTTAACAGATTAATTGAAACAGAACTGCGTGATTTTCTTTTGAAGGTTTCGGATGCTTAACCGTCCGTATGCTTTCAATTGCGTCTTGAGATTGAGGACGTCAACTGAATTCAAACCTCTCCACTCTGTATGTGGATTTAGTGAGAAGCAAAATTTTGGATGatactctgtttcttttttgcTTCAGCTAACTATTTACCCTTGCATGCAGTATGGTCACTTCTTTCCCGATCCACAGTACGAGAATCTTCAACATATCATCTGCTGTGATTCATATGCAACATATGCTTATGACTTTGATTTTGCAAATAATACTGGGTTTTCCAGGTAAATGAACCATAATTGCTTTTTCTATTTCATGATTGAGCGGAAAAGATGAAAGAGCTGCTGATCATTGATATTACACTTCTATTCTTTCTCTGTTTTATGCCTTTAAGTACTTGTATACTTCTAATTACTCATCACCTTTTCAGGCATTCTAGAGAGCCACCT
Protein-coding regions in this window:
- the LOC106424333 gene encoding protein transport protein SEC24 gives rise to the protein MAVRATASRFPIDSDALEASGLPWGLTVTPFASKDESGIGPAYGSNGHLLPRCEHCYAYFNTYCELDQWAWTCSLCGTLNGLPSDAIARYSYPHDSIPEMSSSFVDLELPLDGSEQEMTQARPVYLAAIDLSSSEEFLELTKSALLAALEALSPGSLFGLATFSHKIGLYDVQGPIPVVKNVFIPPDAERKLPLELEDAMPLLQFLAPVETCKDRIAAALETLRPITSWERSSGAAQGIDGVLMGGRGFGTAMEALFNYLGSEFGNTFALARVFAFISGPPDYGRGQLDTSRYGEQYASKRVDADRALLPEQTPFYKDLATIAVESGVCVDLFAVTNEYTDLASLKFVSIESGGSLFLYSSTDDSTLPQDMFRMLNRPYAFNCVLRLRTSTEFKPLHSYGHFFPDPQYENLQHIICCDSYATYAYDFDFANNTGFSRHSREPPVVQIAFQYTVVVPPEGLQNSELPSSNRGKHLLQRRLRIRTMQFETAQNINETYDSVDPEVVLSLLVHKVILVSLEDGVREGRALLHDWLVILTAQYNDAYNLVQYKKGNKSMSSQIDITFSQCPQLEPLPRLVFALLRNPLLRFHEEGVHPDYRIYLQCLFSVLEPSSLHCGIYPSLVSYSTPDKQAYPRHSLSRAALITSGSPIFFLDAYTTLIVFYTSTADPSLPFPPPQDCLLRKNINMVKQGRSITPKLMFIREGKDDATAFENYLIEEQDVDGSGFASARGFVSFLDDVSQSVAEYMK